The nucleotide window CTATAGAGGCcaaagagagcagagacagcACCAGCTAAATAGCTACCAACACTGCAAAGCAGCATAGCGTGGCTCACACAGTTGTGACAACACACTGAAACTGGATCCAGGGCATCTCAACTTAAACCTCAGTCCATTTCTTTAACCAAATATTTAGGTAAGGACTTGTGTAGCTACTGTTGCTCATTATCATTTTGACAAACAGATGAGCAAAGCAAGTAGCACAACGGCTCGAAAATGCTAATCAACTCCaatataaacacagaaattcATGCCTCATGCAAAAAACAGTGCTTTAATTGTTAATCCGCCTTACTGCTGAGTAGGTATTTCAACCAGATACTACAGCACTttaaagatacacacacacacacacaaccgttCCCGAATGCACTAAAACATCCACTCACTAGTACGCACTCTAGCAGCCCCCATAAGGAGCTTTGTTGCAATTAATGACACCAGTGGCATTTACTGAAGCACAGCTGGGTATGAAATGAAGGAACAAGAGCAAGTACATCCTTTGTTATTAACATCCAAACTATATTCTGAGCAGTACACTCACTCTGACGTAATGCTAACATAGGCTTCtcattgaattaaaaaaaaaaaaaaaaatagccctTTTGGCAATTACTATCAATTAAATGCATTCAGAATCCAGAATAGGGAggtcacatgcacacaatcaATAAATCATACAAAGCTGATCACTCCGTACTTTCAGCTATGCTAACTGACCACAGACCACAGTATggatattaaaaaggaaaaagtgctGCATGTATGACATTTAAAAcccagagacaaaacaaaaaaactcagctCTTTCCTGTCCCTGCCTCTGTTATTTGTGAGTGTTTAGTCTGCCCCCAATCTAGATGCGAAACATCCCACAGACCAGAGGAGACCAGAGGACACCAGATGCTGGTTGCCATGACCTCAGAGCTGACATCACTCTGCAGCTGTACCCTAGCTTTCacagcgcgcacacacactctcacacgcATGTAGCTttggggaaaacaaaatgtgtgttcatCTCAATTTATCCAGTATTATCTTAAGTTTTCAAGAGGTTTGTTTTTGATTCTTCTGCTTAGTCACTGTGGGGACAGGGGGAAATGTTGTTGACCGTGTTGGTATGCTCCTTACTGACCATCCCACCAGAGGTAAAATGTCAGATGGAAGGATGGCCGGAAATGTTCTGACCAAGCAGAGTGGTGAGACAGAAACGGAAACATGACAGCAGAGCTCAAGGATAGGGTAGGAACAAGGGAAACAGTCAATTCTGATTTCAGTCACAATCTATTGCTGCCTTCTCACTATCCAATGACATTCTGTCACTTaacactaagaaaaaaaataccaaatggTGCatcaatgtgtgtttgctggttTTTCCCACTAaggaaaagcaaagcaaaaaaaaattaagccaGGAGTCTGTCCACATAATGTGTTATTCATCTTTCCTAATCAGGAGCCATTAAAGATtagttatcatcatcatcatcatcttaaCGTCATGCCTCTGTTACGCTCTGGATCACACCATGTGGTCTCCAGTGCTGGTGCTGGCGGTCTGGCTGGGCAACTCAGAGGTGTGCTCCTTCTGTCTGAAGGTTTGCTGCTGATGCCCGGGGCAGCAGTCCCCGCCGGTGACCTTGCACATTCTGTGCTCCTCGTCGCTCTCCTCCTCTAGCCCCGAGCCCTCGTCTACGTCTAGCTGGCAAACGCAGACCTCAATCCCTGAATCGCCGGTCACATGCCGACGCCGAGTGACAagctcctcatcttcctctgccGCCGTCAATGAAGCCTCTGCATTCTCCTCTTCCAGACACTGTGCTTGGATCAGCATGGAAACTGCTTCCTGTTCTGATGAGGAGCCTGTGGCCTGACTGTTCAACCTTGGGTCTGCCTCCGCCAGGGGTTGTGGCACTGAGGCAGCGTCTTGCTGGCGCAGTTGTGGAGGGAGCGCTGGAGCAGTCTCAGGAGGGTTTTCAGAGTAAGGAGGGGGTGGTGTCGGGGGGTGGCCTACCACCTCTTCATAGTCAGGAAGCTTGCAGTCGTTCCAGAACCCTGAAAGTCAGCAAATACACAAGCTTTAGCTTTCCAACAATCATCCCCATAAAGAGAGTCGTACATCCATGCAGAGCTGCAACAACTGGTTGTTTGATTGATTAGTTggtcaacagaaaaattaataaaaactatACTGAGAATCAATTAAgtcatatttttaaagtttaaatgtcaaaagctcactggttccagcttctcaagtgtTAATATGTGCTGCTTTTCGTATTATCTATAATATTAATCCAAATATCTTTTGGTATTGGACTGCTGGTCGCACAAAACAATCAGTTTGAAGAAGTCAACTTGAGCTTTAGGAAATTGCGATGTTGTTTTATGGAACAATTgatgaatgaattaatcaagaaaataactgaaaggCTGttgaataatgataataatggttagttgcagccctacattcATGCTGATTATTTTAACATGGTGTTGTAAAGGCCAATCAATTTCACAAGTGACCCCAAAAACACTTATATACTTTGGTGACTGAAGCTTTAATATTGCCCCAGACCCAGTGTGTTATTTtctctaaaataaaaaggacagacagtaacaacaacaactagCCACTGACATATTTTACAACTTTGCGCGGATTTGTTATTGTTCTGTACAGACGATATTAATGCATTATCTCCTGACTAAATCTCTTACTTCAGTCAGGATCTCTAGTTTTGCACAAATTGCAAGTCTTCATAGCAAAGTGCGTCAGTTAAAtatctaaaatgtgtttta belongs to Xiphias gladius isolate SHS-SW01 ecotype Sanya breed wild chromosome 20, ASM1685928v1, whole genome shotgun sequence and includes:
- the wbp1 gene encoding WW domain-binding protein 1 isoform X1; its protein translation is MRQKALGSIVGLLCTGTCLVQAKEFCFGVNNEQYRCEMGYCCGETECCTYYYELWWFWLVWTLIIMLSCCCAYRHRRVKMRLQQEQRQREISLMAYQGASSSFISPPPLSLRFWNDCKLPDYEEVVGHPPTPPPPYSENPPETAPALPPQLRQQDAASVPQPLAEADPRLNSQATGSSSEQEAVSMLIQAQCLEEENAEASLTAAEEDEELVTRRRHVTGDSGIEVCVCQLDVDEGSGLEEESDEEHRMCKVTGGDCCPGHQQQTFRQKEHTSELPSQTASTSTGDHMV
- the wbp1 gene encoding WW domain-binding protein 1 isoform X2, with product MGYCCGETECCTYYYELWWFWLVWTLIIMLSCCCAYRHRRVKMRLQQEQRQREISLMAYQGASSSFISPPPLSLRFWNDCKLPDYEEVVGHPPTPPPPYSENPPETAPALPPQLRQQDAASVPQPLAEADPRLNSQATGSSSEQEAVSMLIQAQCLEEENAEASLTAAEEDEELVTRRRHVTGDSGIEVCVCQLDVDEGSGLEEESDEEHRMCKVTGGDCCPGHQQQTFRQKEHTSELPSQTASTSTGDHMV